From the Oceanicaulis alexandrii DSM 11625 genome, one window contains:
- the trhO gene encoding oxygen-dependent tRNA uridine(34) hydroxylase TrhO codes for MTQFRVAALYKFTPLVADKALQDRLLTACREQDVYGTLLIASEGINGTIAGAPDAIEAVLNVIRSLPGCADIEHKESFAEEQPFLRMKVRLKKEIVTLGVPGVDPQKAVGSYVAPEDWNELISAPDVVTIDTRNDYEVRIGQFKGAVNPETTSFREFPDWFRKFRESRPNARIAMYCTGGIRCEKSTAFALTEGLDEVYHLKGGILKYLETVPEEDSLWEGDCFVFDRRVAVRHGLELGDYTTCHACREPLGPEDLKSPHFVAGVSCPHCHEARSEEQRQRYAERQRQEARAAARGERHLGAVLDVDADND; via the coding sequence ATGACCCAGTTTCGCGTCGCCGCACTTTATAAATTCACGCCGCTCGTCGCCGATAAGGCGCTGCAGGACCGGCTTCTGACCGCCTGCCGCGAGCAGGACGTCTACGGAACTTTGCTGATCGCCAGCGAGGGGATCAACGGCACCATCGCCGGCGCGCCCGACGCCATCGAGGCCGTTCTGAACGTTATCCGGTCCCTGCCTGGCTGCGCGGACATCGAACACAAGGAGTCCTTCGCCGAGGAACAGCCCTTCCTGCGCATGAAAGTGCGGCTGAAAAAGGAAATCGTGACGCTGGGCGTGCCCGGCGTGGACCCTCAAAAAGCCGTCGGATCCTATGTGGCGCCGGAAGACTGGAATGAGCTGATTTCAGCGCCGGACGTGGTCACCATCGATACGCGCAATGATTACGAAGTGCGCATCGGCCAGTTCAAGGGCGCGGTGAACCCCGAAACCACGAGCTTTCGCGAATTCCCCGACTGGTTCAGAAAATTTCGCGAAAGCCGCCCCAACGCCCGCATCGCCATGTATTGCACCGGCGGCATACGCTGCGAGAAATCCACCGCCTTCGCCCTGACCGAAGGGCTCGATGAGGTCTATCACCTCAAGGGCGGCATTCTGAAATATCTCGAAACCGTGCCCGAGGAAGACAGCCTGTGGGAAGGCGATTGCTTCGTCTTTGATCGCCGCGTCGCCGTGCGCCACGGGCTCGAGCTGGGTGATTACACGACCTGCCATGCCTGCCGCGAACCGCTGGGACCGGAAGATCTGAAATCCCCGCACTTCGTCGCCGGCGTCAGTTGCCCGCATTGCCATGAGGCCCGCAGCGAGGAGCAGCGCCAGCGCTATGCCGAGCGTCAGCGCCAGGAAGCGCGCGCCGCCGCGCGGGGCGAACGCCATTTGGGCGCGGTTCTGGATGTCGATGCCGACAATGACTGA
- a CDS encoding glutathione S-transferase, with translation MTEALPVLYSFRRCPYAMRGRMALDAAQIKVEHREILLKDKPAEMLEASPKGTVPVVVLADGQVIEESLDVMHWALSQNDPENWWPNDAGLRSDIQALIARNDGDFKHHLDRYKYANRYEGAVSEDHRAAAAQIVDQLEERLTTSSQLFGDAPTLADIAIFPFIRQFANTDRDWFDAQSWPNLQAWLAGHLASERFARIMAKHDLFVSAAAQD, from the coding sequence ATGACTGAGGCCCTGCCCGTCCTGTACTCCTTCCGGCGCTGCCCCTACGCCATGCGCGGGCGGATGGCGCTGGACGCCGCGCAGATCAAGGTCGAGCACCGCGAAATCCTTCTCAAGGACAAGCCCGCGGAAATGCTGGAGGCGTCGCCCAAGGGCACAGTCCCGGTGGTGGTGCTCGCTGACGGCCAGGTGATCGAGGAAAGCCTCGATGTGATGCATTGGGCCTTATCGCAGAACGATCCCGAAAACTGGTGGCCGAACGACGCCGGTCTGCGGTCAGACATCCAGGCCCTGATCGCGCGCAATGATGGCGACTTCAAGCATCATCTCGATCGCTACAAATACGCCAATCGCTATGAAGGCGCGGTCTCCGAAGACCATCGCGCCGCCGCGGCCCAGATTGTTGATCAGCTGGAAGAACGGCTCACCACATCGTCACAGCTGTTTGGCGACGCGCCCACCCTGGCCGATATCGCGATCTTCCCGTTCATCCGCCAGTTCGCCAATACCGACCGGGACTGGTTTGACGCTCAGAGCTGGCCGAACCTGCAAGCCTGGCTGGCGGGGCATCTGGCTTCGGAGCGCTTCGCTCGGATCATGGCCAAACACGACCTGTTCGTGTCTGCCGCCGCTCAAGACTGA
- a CDS encoding TIGR03643 family protein, whose amino-acid sequence MAPEEISEIIALAWADDVSFEAIEKDTGLSEPEVIAIMRRSLKPSSFRLWRKRVSGRASKHARIKAARDAAPRV is encoded by the coding sequence ATGGCGCCCGAAGAGATAAGCGAAATCATCGCCCTGGCCTGGGCGGACGATGTGAGCTTTGAGGCCATCGAAAAAGACACAGGGCTTAGCGAGCCCGAGGTCATCGCGATCATGCGCCGGTCGTTAAAGCCATCAAGCTTCCGGCTCTGGCGCAAGCGGGTGTCGGGCCGGGCCAGCAAGCACGCCAGGATCAAAGCCGCGCGCGACGCCGCCCCTAGAGTTTGA
- a CDS encoding ABC-F family ATP-binding cassette domain-containing protein encodes MLTISNLDYRIGARSLFENASAQISSGWKVGLVGRNGTGKSTLLKLIREEIDQPSPDSAIRLIKGARMGWVAQEVEASDDTILDVVLATDEERHALMQEAETAQDPDRIGEIHMRLADIDAWSAESRAAEVLMGLGFSDADLYRSTKEFSGGWRMRAAIAGVLFSEPDLLLLDEPTNYLDLEGAAWLESYLKKYPHTVLIVSHDREMLNRCVTHTMALEHQQLSVSPGGYDAWLKLRAAKTALLESQRAKQEADRAHLQSFIDRFGAKASKASQAQSRVKRLEKMQEITVPIAERTTPFSFPSSADTLSPPLLQLRDAKVGYGEEAVILRGVDLRLDPEDRIAIVGANGQGKTTLVKSIAERLPLLAGDRTAPRALRIGYFSQDQMDELRPGETVLQHVQDALPAGSPESKQRAAAAAMGFAHEKVGTNIEKLSGGEKVRLLLGLMAMEKPHVLILDEPTSHLDIDSREALIYALNDYKGAVILITHDVYLAEGTADQLWLVNDGKATRYDGDLNDYRKLILQADRGTIKL; translated from the coding sequence ATGCTTACGATCTCAAATCTCGATTACCGTATCGGCGCCCGCTCGCTGTTTGAAAACGCCTCGGCGCAAATCTCCAGCGGCTGGAAGGTCGGTCTGGTGGGCCGCAACGGCACGGGCAAGTCCACCTTGCTCAAGCTGATCCGCGAGGAGATCGATCAGCCGTCGCCCGATTCCGCGATCCGCCTGATCAAGGGCGCGCGCATGGGCTGGGTGGCGCAGGAGGTTGAAGCCTCAGACGACACCATTCTCGATGTCGTGCTCGCTACCGACGAAGAACGTCACGCCCTGATGCAGGAAGCGGAAACCGCGCAAGACCCGGACCGCATTGGTGAGATCCATATGCGGCTGGCGGATATCGACGCCTGGTCGGCGGAATCGCGCGCGGCGGAAGTCCTGATGGGCTTGGGCTTCAGCGATGCGGACCTCTACCGGTCGACGAAAGAGTTTTCGGGGGGCTGGCGCATGCGCGCCGCCATCGCCGGGGTGTTGTTCTCCGAGCCCGACCTGTTGCTGCTCGATGAGCCAACCAACTATCTCGATCTGGAAGGTGCGGCCTGGCTTGAGAGCTATCTGAAGAAATACCCCCACACCGTGCTGATCGTCAGCCACGACCGCGAAATGCTGAACCGTTGCGTCACCCATACGATGGCGCTGGAGCATCAACAGCTTTCGGTGTCGCCCGGCGGGTATGACGCCTGGCTGAAACTGCGGGCGGCGAAGACCGCGCTCTTGGAAAGCCAGCGCGCCAAGCAAGAGGCCGACCGCGCGCACCTTCAGTCTTTCATCGACCGGTTCGGCGCCAAGGCCTCCAAGGCCAGCCAGGCGCAATCGCGGGTGAAGCGGCTTGAGAAGATGCAGGAGATCACCGTCCCGATCGCCGAGCGCACCACGCCCTTCTCCTTCCCCAGCTCCGCTGACACGCTGTCCCCGCCCTTGCTGCAATTGCGCGACGCAAAAGTGGGCTATGGCGAAGAGGCCGTGATCCTTCGCGGCGTCGATTTGCGGCTGGACCCTGAAGACCGCATCGCCATTGTCGGCGCCAATGGCCAGGGCAAGACGACCTTGGTGAAATCCATCGCCGAACGCCTGCCGCTGCTGGCCGGCGATCGCACCGCGCCGCGCGCCCTGCGCATCGGCTATTTCTCGCAAGACCAGATGGACGAATTGCGTCCGGGCGAGACGGTGCTGCAGCACGTGCAGGACGCCCTGCCTGCGGGCTCGCCTGAATCAAAGCAGCGCGCCGCCGCGGCTGCCATGGGTTTCGCCCATGAAAAGGTCGGCACGAATATCGAGAAACTGTCGGGGGGCGAGAAAGTCCGGCTGTTGCTGGGCCTGATGGCGATGGAAAAGCCTCATGTGCTGATCCTCGACGAGCCGACCTCGCACCTGGATATCGACAGCCGCGAAGCGCTGATCTACGCGCTCAATGATTATAAGGGCGCCGTCATCCTGATCACCCACGACGTTTATCTCGCCGAAGGCACCGCCGATCAGCTCTGGCTGGTGAATGACGGCAAGGCCACGCGCTATGACGGCGATCTCAATGATTACCGCAAGCTGATCCTGCAGGCGGATCGCGGCACGATCAAACTCTAG
- a CDS encoding SLC13 family permease has protein sequence MIAQETSGPALYQRVGLVLGPIAALITALTFSPDGLPQQATIVAAIGVLMAIWWATEAIPVAITAFLPLVALPILGVVSTREIAAPYAHPIIYLFFGGFVVALAIERCGLHRRIALGVFAIAGADARALVAGFMGAAAFVSMWISNTSTTLMLLPIAVSVFTVINETMPTLAPRQRENFGVSLLLGLAYGATLGGVATLVGTPPNAFMVGFMADNYDVQIDFARWMMVGVPVTLVMLPLAWLVLTRFIYPINFKASDEAVQHIRAMREGLGAMSKAEVRTALLFGFLVFGWLSRSWLSSLPFLGELTDTGVAMTAAVAAFLIPSGQKGQALMTWDAMSRLPWGVLALFGGGLALATAVTSSGLALWMGQQLVGVGTINAILLVVTATALVIFITELTSNLATTATFLPVIAAIGVETGQDPLIYVIPVTLAASCAFMLPVATPPNAVVFSSGLVAIPAMARVGLVLNIIAVAVLSVVALLLAPVVFPT, from the coding sequence ATGATCGCACAAGAAACTTCCGGTCCGGCGCTGTATCAGCGCGTTGGCCTCGTGCTGGGGCCAATCGCCGCCCTGATCACGGCCCTGACCTTTTCGCCTGACGGTTTGCCGCAACAAGCGACCATCGTCGCCGCCATTGGCGTTCTGATGGCCATCTGGTGGGCGACCGAAGCCATTCCGGTGGCCATTACGGCCTTCCTGCCACTGGTCGCGCTGCCTATCTTGGGCGTGGTGTCCACGCGTGAGATTGCAGCGCCTTATGCTCACCCCATCATCTATCTGTTCTTTGGCGGGTTCGTGGTGGCGCTCGCGATCGAGCGATGCGGCCTGCACCGGCGTATCGCTTTGGGCGTGTTCGCCATCGCCGGCGCCGACGCCCGGGCTCTGGTCGCCGGTTTCATGGGCGCCGCGGCGTTTGTGAGCATGTGGATCTCCAACACCTCGACGACGCTGATGCTGCTGCCCATCGCGGTTTCGGTCTTCACGGTGATCAACGAGACCATGCCGACACTGGCGCCGCGCCAGCGTGAGAATTTTGGCGTCTCCTTGCTGCTGGGCCTGGCTTATGGCGCAACGCTGGGCGGGGTCGCCACTTTGGTGGGCACGCCGCCGAACGCCTTCATGGTCGGCTTCATGGCGGACAATTATGACGTCCAGATCGACTTTGCGCGCTGGATGATGGTCGGCGTGCCGGTCACTCTGGTGATGCTGCCTCTGGCCTGGCTGGTGCTGACGCGCTTCATCTATCCGATCAATTTCAAGGCCTCGGACGAAGCCGTCCAGCATATCCGCGCCATGCGCGAAGGGCTCGGCGCGATGAGCAAGGCGGAGGTGCGCACCGCGCTTCTGTTCGGGTTTCTGGTGTTCGGATGGCTGTCGCGCAGCTGGCTGAGCAGCCTGCCTTTCCTGGGCGAGCTGACCGATACCGGCGTCGCGATGACGGCCGCGGTCGCCGCCTTCCTGATCCCCTCGGGCCAGAAAGGCCAGGCGTTGATGACCTGGGACGCCATGTCCCGACTGCCTTGGGGCGTTTTGGCGCTGTTTGGCGGAGGGTTGGCGCTGGCGACCGCCGTCACCAGCTCAGGGCTGGCCTTGTGGATGGGACAACAGCTGGTCGGCGTCGGGACGATCAACGCCATCCTGCTCGTGGTCACGGCGACGGCGTTGGTGATCTTCATCACCGAATTGACCAGTAATCTTGCGACCACGGCGACCTTCTTGCCGGTGATCGCGGCCATCGGGGTGGAGACCGGCCAGGACCCGCTGATCTATGTCATCCCCGTCACGCTGGCTGCCAGCTGCGCCTTTATGCTGCCGGTGGCCACGCCGCCCAACGCCGTGGTGTTCAGTTCGGGACTGGTCGCGATCCCGGCCATGGCCCGGGTGGGGCTGGTGCTGAACATCATCGCTGTCGCAGTGTTGAGCGTGGTCGCCTTGTTGCTGGCGCCTGTCGTGTTTCCAACCTGA
- a CDS encoding PHB depolymerase family esterase: MMRFLVSLIVLLTTCFSTARAEDWQVGQFVFSDWAGPPLRVFYLEPPTGALPEAPVVIVMHGVNRNADDYRDNWRDLAQRYGLRVYAPEFSAADFPGAALYNLGGVGRDGPSAYAALEPLFSAIARPGGEAQGYYLFGHSAGAQFVHRALLFEDLPHLNTAYSANAGWYTLPDASQAWPYGTGGTPASEDDIRRWVGMPLTILLGERDVDPRHQHLRHTPEAEAQGPHRYARGLYFANAARARADALGVTYGWRVGSVSGVAHDNAGMAEAAAWMIAADVRERAGEAE; encoded by the coding sequence ATGATGCGATTTCTTGTTTCTCTGATCGTCCTTTTGACGACGTGCTTCAGCACGGCCCGGGCCGAGGACTGGCAGGTCGGCCAGTTCGTCTTTTCGGACTGGGCGGGACCGCCGCTCCGCGTGTTCTATCTTGAGCCGCCGACGGGTGCTCTTCCTGAAGCGCCTGTGGTGATCGTCATGCATGGCGTGAACCGCAATGCGGACGATTATCGCGACAATTGGCGAGACTTGGCGCAGCGCTATGGCTTGCGGGTCTATGCGCCGGAATTTTCCGCGGCGGATTTCCCCGGCGCGGCCCTGTATAATCTGGGCGGCGTGGGGCGGGACGGACCGTCCGCCTATGCGGCTCTGGAGCCTCTGTTCAGCGCCATCGCCCGGCCCGGCGGTGAAGCTCAGGGGTATTATCTGTTCGGGCATTCCGCCGGAGCGCAGTTTGTCCACCGGGCGCTCTTGTTTGAAGATCTGCCGCATCTGAACACGGCCTATAGCGCTAATGCGGGCTGGTACACGCTGCCGGACGCCAGCCAGGCCTGGCCATACGGGACGGGCGGCACACCGGCGAGTGAAGATGATATCCGTCGCTGGGTGGGGATGCCGCTGACCATTTTGCTGGGGGAGAGGGATGTCGACCCCCGTCACCAGCATCTGCGCCATACGCCTGAGGCTGAGGCGCAAGGCCCGCATCGCTATGCGCGCGGCTTGTATTTCGCCAACGCCGCTCGCGCCCGAGCGGACGCGCTGGGCGTGACCTATGGCTGGCGCGTGGGCAGCGTGTCCGGCGTGGCGCATGACAACGCCGGCATGGCGGAGGCCGCGGCGTGGATGATCGCGGCGGACGTGCGCGAGCGGGCGGGAGAGGCTGAATGA
- a CDS encoding TonB-dependent receptor domain-containing protein, translating into MTFKTILRSGIAFGALALGEAALAQAVETTQQEQEAAARPATSDVIIVTGTNIQGARVNEALPVTIVTQEDLAAIGGVDGEDLIRALPAQGGVAFRTDNNTTNNNARGDVASINLRSIGSSGTLVLLNGRRVVNHPSTQAELSTPVTTTNVNSLPVAGISRVEVLNDGASAIYGTDAVAGVFNTILDDDFVGFDVRARHLYATGNGLNEQTVTIRGGQDFNEGRTNASLAVQYSRREGLMASEIDVAASEDRRPFLEGTSFEGDVSFDNRATQSPWGQWTLNTTSATRVRQNGNILTNSSGRFHFQPDSFPGCRADVLSTPGLCIDDSTQDRDLRFDGAYERSIISDRDRFNAFGFFNHDMDNGVELYGELGVYYAETRSTNEPRNGISATGISVPASYYYNPFGPVTFSDGSINPNRLPGLSNVPVEGLPVFTDAGRYRFVDVGFRDIEVVNTQYRILGGARGEFGESGWEWDSAALYNRGYARDTANNSISRTLFQQELFKEGPDVYNLFNGGDPNNPSIGDATANPRNLIEPFLIDVERESTSELALIDFKVSNGDVFQLPGGPIGLAAGVEARYEAYDENRDDRLDGTITFTDMVTGEVSQSDVYGTSPTPDSSGSRSVYGVFAEASVPLVSPEMNIPLVETFDVQLAARYEDYSDFGGSGVKPRVAAAWIPFDGIKLRGAYSEGFRAPNLIVVNEGVDRSNSRRDGYACEAGVRNGTFATFADCTGFTEGRTERRSVADDIGPEDDTNITYGFVFEPRGLDGPLSFLNGLTVTVDRWEIERTDVVGVFGAANHISLDYLLRLQGSSNPNVVRADPNQDDIDFYNAAGLTPAGEILFIRDTYDNNEDIDVEGTDYAVYYSLDDTPIGDFDFKVNASYLDTYFIALSPGAQQIADAVESGLISDEITVSQEGDIILQNGQPEWRIAASVTWRHHSGWGAGARANYTSEFIDTGAGLDPNGDPFFVDAWTQTNAYVQYDIDAEGLLDGMRIRVGANNIFDEDPPLADETNGYDAAYHSIRGRQVYFDVRKRF; encoded by the coding sequence ATGACTTTCAAAACGATTCTCCGTTCCGGAATCGCATTTGGCGCTCTGGCGCTGGGCGAAGCCGCGCTCGCGCAAGCTGTTGAGACGACGCAGCAAGAACAAGAGGCGGCTGCACGGCCCGCCACCTCGGACGTGATCATCGTCACCGGCACCAATATCCAGGGCGCCCGCGTCAACGAAGCCCTGCCGGTCACCATTGTCACTCAAGAAGATCTGGCGGCGATTGGCGGCGTGGATGGTGAAGACCTGATCCGCGCATTGCCGGCCCAGGGCGGGGTTGCGTTCCGGACCGATAACAACACCACCAACAATAATGCGCGCGGCGATGTGGCCTCAATCAATCTGCGCTCCATCGGATCGAGCGGTACGCTGGTGCTGCTCAACGGTCGCCGTGTGGTCAACCACCCCTCCACCCAGGCCGAGCTCTCCACTCCGGTCACCACCACGAACGTCAACTCGCTGCCGGTCGCCGGGATTTCCCGCGTCGAGGTGCTGAATGACGGTGCGTCCGCGATTTACGGCACCGACGCCGTCGCCGGCGTTTTCAACACCATTCTTGACGATGACTTCGTAGGCTTTGATGTGCGCGCGCGGCACCTTTACGCCACCGGCAACGGTCTGAATGAGCAGACCGTGACGATCCGGGGCGGGCAGGATTTCAATGAAGGCCGCACCAACGCGTCTCTGGCGGTGCAGTATTCGCGTCGTGAGGGGCTGATGGCCTCCGAGATCGACGTTGCGGCCAGTGAAGACCGCCGCCCTTTCCTGGAAGGGACCAGCTTTGAAGGCGATGTCTCCTTTGACAACCGCGCCACCCAATCCCCCTGGGGGCAGTGGACGCTGAACACCACGTCCGCCACGCGTGTCCGTCAGAATGGCAACATCCTGACCAATTCGTCAGGACGCTTCCACTTCCAGCCAGACAGCTTTCCGGGGTGCCGGGCGGATGTCCTGTCTACGCCGGGGCTGTGTATTGATGACAGCACGCAGGATCGGGATTTGAGGTTTGACGGCGCTTATGAGCGCTCGATCATTTCTGACCGGGATCGCTTCAACGCCTTCGGATTCTTCAACCACGACATGGACAATGGCGTGGAGCTGTATGGTGAGCTGGGCGTGTATTACGCCGAGACGCGGTCCACGAACGAGCCGCGCAACGGCATTTCCGCAACGGGCATCTCGGTGCCGGCGAGCTATTACTACAACCCGTTCGGTCCGGTCACGTTCTCGGATGGTTCGATCAATCCCAATCGTTTGCCGGGTCTGTCCAATGTGCCGGTCGAAGGCCTGCCAGTCTTCACCGATGCTGGCCGTTATCGTTTTGTGGATGTGGGGTTCCGCGACATTGAGGTCGTCAACACCCAGTACCGTATCCTGGGCGGCGCCCGTGGCGAGTTCGGCGAGTCCGGTTGGGAATGGGACTCCGCCGCGCTCTATAACCGCGGCTATGCTCGGGACACCGCCAACAACTCGATCTCGCGCACCTTGTTCCAGCAAGAGCTCTTCAAGGAAGGGCCGGACGTCTACAATCTTTTCAATGGCGGTGATCCCAATAATCCCTCCATCGGCGACGCCACGGCCAACCCGCGCAACCTCATCGAGCCCTTCCTGATCGATGTTGAGCGTGAAAGCACGTCCGAACTCGCCCTGATCGATTTCAAGGTCAGCAATGGTGATGTCTTCCAGCTGCCGGGCGGACCGATCGGTCTCGCCGCCGGTGTTGAAGCGCGCTACGAAGCCTATGACGAGAACCGGGATGACCGGCTGGACGGCACCATCACCTTCACCGATATGGTGACGGGCGAGGTCAGCCAGAGCGACGTCTACGGCACCAGCCCGACCCCGGATTCCAGCGGCTCGCGTTCCGTGTATGGCGTGTTCGCCGAAGCGTCCGTGCCGCTCGTCAGCCCGGAGATGAACATTCCGCTCGTTGAAACCTTCGACGTTCAGCTTGCAGCACGTTACGAGGACTATTCCGATTTCGGCGGCAGCGGCGTGAAACCGCGTGTGGCTGCGGCCTGGATCCCGTTTGATGGCATCAAACTGCGCGGCGCGTATTCCGAGGGCTTCCGGGCGCCGAACCTGATCGTGGTCAACGAAGGGGTTGACCGCTCGAACTCCCGCCGTGACGGCTATGCCTGTGAAGCAGGCGTTCGGAATGGCACGTTCGCGACTTTCGCTGATTGTACGGGCTTCACGGAGGGCCGCACCGAGCGACGCTCCGTGGCTGACGACATTGGTCCGGAAGATGACACCAACATCACCTATGGCTTCGTGTTCGAACCCCGGGGCCTGGACGGTCCGTTGAGCTTCCTGAATGGTCTGACGGTCACCGTCGACCGCTGGGAGATCGAACGTACGGATGTGGTCGGCGTGTTCGGCGCGGCCAACCATATCAGCCTGGACTATCTGTTGCGCCTGCAGGGGTCGTCGAACCCGAATGTGGTGCGAGCCGATCCCAACCAGGACGATATTGATTTCTACAATGCGGCGGGCCTGACCCCGGCCGGAGAAATCCTGTTCATTCGCGATACCTACGACAATAACGAGGATATCGACGTCGAAGGTACGGATTATGCGGTCTATTATTCGCTTGATGACACGCCGATCGGCGATTTCGACTTCAAGGTGAACGCGTCATATCTCGACACCTACTTCATCGCTCTGTCGCCGGGTGCGCAACAGATCGCTGACGCGGTTGAGAGCGGCCTGATTTCTGACGAGATCACCGTCTCCCAGGAAGGCGACATCATCTTGCAGAATGGTCAGCCGGAATGGCGGATCGCCGCGTCTGTCACCTGGCGCCACCACAGTGGTTGGGGCGCAGGCGCCCGGGCGAACTATACCAGTGAATTCATCGACACTGGCGCCGGGCTCGACCCGAACGGGGACCCGTTCTTCGTCGACGCCTGGACCCAGACCAACGCCTATGTCCAGTATGACATTGACGCAGAAGGCCTTCTGGACGGCATGCGGATCCGCGTAGGCGCGAACAACATCTTTGATGAAGATCCGCCCCTGGCTGATGAAACCAACGGCTATGACGCCGCGTACCACAGCATTCGCGGACGTCAGGTCTATTTCGACGTTCGCAAGCGCTTCTAG
- a CDS encoding TetR/AcrR family transcriptional regulator gives MTVLRPDFPDHSSPFSRSQERDRKTAAIRSAASRRFNAHGVLGARLEDITADLGLTKTSISYYYASKEELAEAVFLSSVDFLLEAVKHAEAANDAPGLKVLALFQAYAEQLSDAIAEQRPFPARLQELETLSEEVQARITTRLGEAVNRVNAMTGDWLSQSGQTSRRAEPVTYCLFGLLDWLTVRAGEETGAQFTNSADALHDILLQGLTAPGPVSTEIAPHFVSTGELPQIFDRKARNRMKREAFLKAGIRFFNLYGVEGVSLAEVAGSLGVTRGAFYYHIPDKESFLDQCLEHSLHTVETTLDAAAENAEGLAFIRRAAFDLIYMQASGMSPIIRLELMAALPTARRNRHQARLRNIIRRLGDTYDAAVSAGEARPHDASVVESLLTGVMFINSGFTLAASSTMNDWRMSQSPLSATNDFLHVLLYGLAARP, from the coding sequence ATGACCGTACTCAGACCGGACTTCCCTGATCACAGCTCCCCCTTCTCCCGCAGCCAGGAGCGCGATCGCAAGACCGCCGCGATCCGCTCCGCCGCGTCGCGCCGCTTCAATGCGCACGGAGTTCTGGGGGCGCGGCTCGAAGACATCACCGCCGATCTCGGCCTCACAAAGACCAGCATTTCATACTATTACGCGTCCAAGGAAGAGCTCGCGGAAGCGGTCTTTCTCTCCTCGGTCGACTTTTTGCTGGAGGCGGTGAAGCACGCCGAGGCGGCGAACGACGCGCCCGGACTTAAGGTGCTGGCGCTATTTCAAGCCTATGCCGAGCAATTGTCTGACGCCATTGCAGAGCAACGCCCTTTCCCGGCGCGCCTTCAAGAGCTCGAAACCCTGTCTGAAGAGGTGCAGGCGCGGATCACCACACGGCTGGGAGAAGCGGTCAACCGCGTCAACGCCATGACGGGCGACTGGCTGAGCCAGTCCGGTCAGACCTCGCGCCGGGCCGAGCCGGTCACCTATTGCCTGTTCGGTTTGCTGGACTGGCTGACCGTGCGCGCGGGCGAGGAGACCGGCGCGCAATTTACCAATTCCGCCGACGCCCTGCACGACATCCTGCTACAAGGACTGACGGCGCCGGGTCCCGTCTCCACTGAGATCGCACCGCACTTTGTCTCCACTGGAGAGCTGCCGCAGATCTTTGACCGCAAGGCCCGCAACCGCATGAAGCGGGAAGCCTTCCTCAAGGCCGGCATCCGCTTTTTCAACCTGTATGGCGTTGAAGGCGTCTCCCTGGCCGAGGTCGCAGGCTCGCTCGGGGTCACACGCGGGGCGTTCTATTATCATATTCCGGACAAGGAGAGCTTTCTGGACCAGTGCCTGGAGCACTCCTTGCACACGGTGGAGACCACGCTGGACGCCGCCGCTGAGAACGCGGAAGGGCTGGCCTTCATACGCCGCGCCGCCTTTGATCTGATTTACATGCAGGCCAGCGGCATGTCGCCGATCATCCGGCTGGAATTGATGGCCGCCCTGCCCACAGCACGGCGCAACCGCCACCAGGCCCGCTTGCGCAACATCATCCGAAGACTGGGCGACACCTATGACGCTGCGGTCAGCGCAGGCGAGGCCCGCCCGCACGACGCCTCGGTCGTTGAATCCCTTCTGACGGGCGTGATGTTCATCAATAGCGGCTTCACCCTCGCCGCTTCCAGCACCATGAATGACTGGCGCATGAGCCAGAGCCCCCTCTCGGCGACCAATGACTTCCTGCATGTCCTGCTGTACGGACTGGCGGCGCGCCCATGA